AATTGAAAACAGAGGGATTTTCTGCAGACGAGTTACCATCGATAGCACCGCAACTAAGACGATTGGTGGAGGTACCGGCCTCCAGTAGACAGAGGTGGTAAGGTTTCTAGCAGGTTTCCCCCCGTCTTTTCTATATGTTGCCAAGCGTCAAGTCAAGTCAAGATCCGCGTCGAGGCTAGAGTTGCACTCAGCAACGAGCCTAGTAAGTGAGCTGAACTAAAACCCAACGGTTaaaggacgacgacaccacGAGTCGGGAGGCCACTAGGTATCAACCTCGTTCTCGTTGTTTCCTGCAATGCGCCAACCGCTGTTACTGTTACCGAAGCGGTGTGCTTGCATGTAGTATCGACTTGCCTACCAACGACTGCCACCTGTGCTGTTCGTGTGCATACAGCCAGCCAGTGCGTACAGCATCGTCTTGCAACCGCTGGCTGGACCGGATGAGGCCCGCGGTTGAGCAAGGAACGATACTTTCTTGGCGGCGTATCTTTTCGCAGCGATGACACCCAAAGGGTACGTGACAATGTCGTATCGCGATTTCCAGCAACGTATCCAATAATGTGTCCTTGGCGCCCGGTGTCCGCCCGGTGTTTCCAAGGTTGCGCCGTGGTGCCGGTTCCTGCAGCGTTTTTGCCCCCGTACCTGCATAAACCAGGGGTTGAAAATGGCGCTTTCTTGCTCCATCCGCCACCAGTAGGTGACTTCCAAGCAAACCAAGTAGCAGTCacccctttcccctcttcttggccgcaaggtccaggccggcgccggcggatAGAGAGGCGAAAAGGGCGAAGGGCTGCAAGCGAACGCTAAggagttgttgttgttgctaCTGCTGAGGTGTGGGTGGGCGGTCCAGCTGCGACTGATTGTTTCTCCCTCGTTTGGCACCAGTCAAATGACTATTGATATGGTATGACCAATATTGTGTGGCCGATGACCGAGAGCCAGTGAAGCCGAGACTCCCTGTATGAGAGGAACAGTGTAGAGCCAAATGGCTGGGGAATAGGAAACGGACTGGCTGCACCCCCTTGGCAGGTTGACTGCGGACGCGATTGAGGCGTGCTGTGTCATTGTGGGTGTTTCTGATACAGATACGGGTACACTGCGACAAGCTGGCAGTCGCCTGGATTCTCCGCTCCGGGCAGCACATCTGGGGGTCTGAGTCGGAAGAGTCGAGGAAGCCCTAGGTAATCGTCTGTCATCAGGACGCAACGCCAGCACACCATCCCCGTCATGGGGAGTGCGTCTCCTGTGTCGTCGctcgtcccctccccctctggCCCACTAAGCGAGCGCTTGGCGGCTTGCCAGAGAGTCAGGGTTAAGAAGATCCATAGTGTCCAGACCCTCCTAGGGCGATAGAAGGGTACcacaaaaaagaaaaagaccGGGATTAGCAGAGGAAAAGCATGGCCTGTGAAGCGCTGATCGCCCcggaaaaagaaagggaaaaaagaaaggacGAAAATAAAAACCTTGAAAATAAAGAATCGGAcgaaggaagggggaagcTGCGATGAACTGCCAAGGAGGTGATGGTTCCCACTCAGACCAGCCAGTCACCACCACCTGCCAGCTGCGATCAAATCCCCAAGCGACTAACCGTTTGGCACGAACAATCCATCAATTAGCCTGACGACCACGACAGTGACAGTGACGGTAGGAAGAGATCCGTACCTGAAGAAGGGAATGTGTCGACACGTCTGGAAGGTGGAAGGACCCGCTCCACCTGTCGTAGTTGTGACTTGTACTggcaggagcaggagcagcagaagcagccaccaccacgccatTTCCTTTCCTGGAAAGTGCGAGATACCTCGTACGTCCGGCCCGCTTACCCCCTGCTTCTCCTAGTGCGCGAAGATGGGCAGGTACGGAGGGGGGCCACCGTTGTTCCTTCCTCGTGGTGAATCGCAAATCAGCCCCATTGACTCCAGTGTCTGCAGCCCCGATCCATTACGGACCCACAGTCCGCACCTTGTCCCGCGTCCAATCCGGCAACTGCCAACCGCACCTGCATCTGAGGTCGCTCCTTCCTCCCGGTCGACCTCACCTTCCCACCTCTTCCATATTGTTTTGTTCCACGCCCCTGGTTGATTTTGTTTCCTCCTGCCGGCAGTACCCAGTTGCCTTCTCTTCTTAAACTGTCTCCTTCCCCCACACTCTTTCTACCCAGCTCTTTCTCCTTGCTCACATCAACCGGCTTGCCTGTCCCTTCTTCAGTCAACAAAACACATTCCTTCACCAACGGTCGCCAGCTTCGACCTCGCGTACAAACCCAGCTGTTGTTCATCCAATcccaccaacaacaactgCATCACTTTCCTTTTTCGCGTCTTTGACAGACCGAACAACCAGCAAACCCATCACTCCTTCCGTGTGTATCCAACGATATCCACTCACCCTCCTTCCAAGGCCGGAACCTCATCTCTCCAGCCCTCTTCAACTCTTTTCAAGAAAGAAACCACCAACAGCTCTCCCATTCACAAGCAACTTGCCCGATCACCACAACTGCATCAACGTTTGGTACCACCCATCATCTATCAACAACCGCCAAGATGTACACCAAGAAGGCTGTTTCTGTCGTCGCCTCGCTTGCTCTTGCCAAGCAGGCCCTGGGCTTCAACGCTCATCGCCACATGCATGCGGACAAGCGCGACCTGAAGGTTGACATTGTCACCCACTGGGTCACTGTCACTGTCATCGAGGGCCAGTCGGTGCCTGCCAGCactcccactcccactccTGCTCCCCAGCCCGAGGTCCCCGAGGTCCAGTACACCCCGACCACCACTTCCACATCCATTGTCGTGGTCCCGACCCCAACTCCTATCATCGCTGCCCCCAGCACCACCCTTCTCACTTCGGTTGCCCCCAAGGCCTCCTCTTCTCAGCCTCCCGTTgtcgagcaggccaaggTTGTTGCTGCCAGTGTCAGCTCCACTACCGGTGGCAAGCGCGGTGTCGCCTACAACGATGCCACCAAGGTTaaccccttcttctccggctCTTGCAAAGAGTGCTCCTGGGCCTACAACTGGGACTCGAGCGACAACGGCCTCTCCGCCTCGGGCGTTGACTTCGTTCCCATGCTCTGGGGCCCTATCGACATCCACACTGCCCGCTGGACCCAGAACGCcgacgcctccatcgccaaGGGCTCTACTCATATCCTGAGCTTCAACGAATGCGACATGCCCTCCCAGTGCAACCTTGACGCCGGttccgctgccgccgctcacATCAAGTATGTCAACCCCTATGCCGGCAAGGTCAAGATCGGCGCCCCCGCCATCACCAACAGCAACATTGCCGGCCAGGGTCTCGACTGGCTCAAGTCGTGGGTGTCTGCCTGCGACACCGCCGGTTGCTCCTACGACTTCTGCGTCACCCACTGGTACTCCCCTTCTGACGCCGCCTCTACCCTCTTCGACCACATCAAGTCGGTCCATGAGATCTGCAATGGCAAGCCCGTCTGGCTCACCGAGTTCGCCCCCTTTGGCACCGCCGAGCAGATCACCAGCTTCGTCCAGACCAACATCCCCAAGCTGGACAGCCTCGAGTACCTTGAGCGTTACTCTTACTTCATGGCCAGCGACGGCGTTCTCAACTCGGGCTCTGGCCTTAGCGCTCTTGGCCAGGCCTATGCCTCGGCGTAAGTCGGCTGAAGTAATGATGGTCGAGTTCTTTCGATTATGGCACACGTTCTATTTCAAGGGCGAGCAACCATGTTTCTTTCGAGGTCATCGGGCTTTTGGGTGGATCTGCCTCTTTGAAAGAAAGTGTGTGAACACTTTCTTCGGTTTTTCTTCTGCTGTACATACAGttactcttttttttcttcagGACTCTCGCTTTTCGCATTCAGGGGTGGTCACTCGCTGAATCTCTCTCCCAAATGGAtggtttcttctttttttttttcgagTCAGGTTTGGCTCAAGGGATACCCGACACAAGCAAATGGTGTTTGTGGACTTTTAGAAACGGGGAAAATAGGGCTCAAGGACGATCCAAACGAGATCCAAAAGGATATACTCACGAGCTACGAATGAACACACAATGGAATACCAGGCTGCTGAAGCCTGCTATCACATTACATAACTTTGTGTCCCTACCCTTGAACCTGTTCCCTGCGGTGTTCACAATGCTTTGCCGGCGAAGTGTCTTAAAGGGACAGCAAACAGTATGTGTATTGACACACTAACCAAAATCACCATTACAACTTGCCCCCGAGGATGGCTTTGCCAAAACAGACTGTGATGTTGGCCACCCTGTTCCGTGTTGCTGGTCCGCGGCTTGCTGAAGGCGGGACTGGTCGGCAACTTGGGGCGTGGCCCGGGGACAATGGAACGGAAGGCGGCTCCGGCCTAGGAGCGGGTCGATGTTGAGGACCCCGCGCGGCCGCTACCCATCTAGGAAGCCTTTCTTCAACCAGCCGAagccctcttcccccccgcTCTCGGGCCGACGCCTGTTTCTCCGCACCGATTCATGGCGGTGCCACCAGCGTGTGGCCCCCGGACCGATGAAGGTTGACCGAATCGTACGCCGTGGTACGAGACGTTGTGGGCATGGCGGGTCTCAAGGTCCCGCCGGATACCACGAGCCCTGTGCGGCCGACCGGGCCGTCTCGAGGCCCTGGCCCGGTCTTGTGCTTCTCAAAGGTGTTGCGTTTTATCCCTTCCAGTCGTCTTACGTAGGTCGACTAGTTTGCAGCGACTGCCTTGCTGCGCGAGAGGGGCTGGTGGTGCCGCTTCGTGCCCTGAGAGCTGGTCCCTTGGCTGAAAAAGAAACACACGCATTGGGAGCGATGCGCATGATTGTGCAGAAGCTGCATCATCGAGTTTTGGAAGAGCACACTTCATTATGTCTGCGCGTCGCGATCTCGATGACGCCGGACGGTGATGCAATGTAATGCAAACGAGACGCCCGAGGCAGCAGTTGTTTGCGTCCCTTGGGATGATCGTTTGCGCCCATCAGAATCAGatggaaagagagaaagagagatagagaagggggggggggggggggtcatcGATCGACGGTATGATGCGCTTGCTGGACAGCTCAGGGTGGCATGTCCGCCCGAAAAACTTTCGTGGCGGACAAACCTGCCTAGTGGATGGGAGGTATGCTCTCGGGCGATTGCTATACAGAGTCATGAGCTCGCAGGAGGATGCTGGGAGACGGTGGTATTGTTACTTGGATCAGGGTGTAAGCTCGTTTCGCACCTGGGCAGTTTACGTCGACCTCGGGCGATTTCTTAGAAGATTTTGCGTCACGAAAGTGCGTCGACCCCGTTGTCATGGCACTCGGAAAGCGCCTAGCAACCGAGCGGACGGGACTCGGGGGCATCTCGTCTCGTTTCGGAATTAGCTCCGGCTTGACCGTGGCCTATCAACATGGCTGCAAACAACGCGGGCTGTTGTGCGTGGTGGCAGGTAGTGGACTTGGAGACAGAGGCGTCCTTACGGATGGAAGTCACCGTCTTACACCGCCACTTTGGGACTTCGAGCTTGGGGCGTGTAGGTACCGTATACGTGGTTAACATCCTTCAATGCGGTCGGCAACCTTATCCATGTCAACGTGAGGTGCGGTTGGCGGCATGAGGATATAATGAAAGGGAATCATCCCTCCGCAGTCGCGAACGTTTCAGTTCTTGGCTTGCTTGGTACACGCGATCATCGGAGGGcaaggagaaaagaaaagaaagaatcGTCTTGGCAGCACACAGTTGCGAGGGTGCCGTGAGTGGAAAGCTGTACGTTTGAGGTGGCACGATAGGATGGCATGGCAGGCACAcgaaagggagagagagtaAGACCTGCTGCGATGTGCCTCGACTTTGCCATGCCCGAGAAATGGCactttcccttcttcttcttcctcttccaaACGTCCGGTCTACGTCAAAATCTGGCCAATGAAGATGCTATGATAATCCAATTGCTCGCGAGGGAACTTTCATCGCCGATGAACTTGTGCCGAAACTGTGAGAACAGACGAGAGGGTGCCGACGAACTGTAGCACGAgtggaggagaagacgacaacgcctctttcttcccttccGGTTTTATGTTACTCGGCCGagagtggtggtggttgcatgtatgtgtgtatgaGAAAGACACACACACGGAGAGACGGagtgtgtgggtgtgtgtgacCGAGTggaagacagacagagaAGTGGTATGCAGGAAGATGGACTGATTATGTAGGCTAAGAGAGTTTCTGGACTCCGTGGTGGTGTAGCTACTTGGACCAACGATGAGCCGCCAATGCAGCAGGGTTGGAAGGACGGATGGCATGTTGAACAGGAAGGGAGGACGGTACAGTATGGCGGAGTCTCGTGCGAGAAGCTGGGTCGAATGATTAGTAACATGGGAAAAAAGACAAGTGATGCAAATGGCCGAGTTAAAAGTAGAAGGATTGGCGGACGGTGGTTTCGAAACGTTCTTGAGGGAGAAAAGCTGCTCGCCCGCCTCACAGCCTTTCGTACTGGCCCTAAGCTTCTCGGAGACGCCTCCGAAGCCTTTGGCAAACAGATTATCAGATGGAAGATTGAGCGGGAGGTTCATTAGACTTTCACCTGAGAGAGAAATAAACGTTGGGCTAAATGTGATGTCGAAATTAGTTCGGGGGGACAGGGGGGCAGGGGCTACATGCGTCTTGAGAGCGTTTCGACGgtgaagaggggggaaatTCTGAACTTTACTGGGCCGAAAGGTTGGTCGGTTCGGGAAACGGTGAGGAGATCAAGTAGCGGCTCCGAAGAGGGGGGGTATAGACAAGAGCTTGTTGTGGTGAGAAGTGAGATTGGTCACGAGTCAAGGGCACAAATGAGCCTTCCTTCAACATTTGCTCCATCGGTTTGTTTCCCGAAGAGGACGGGAACAAAACTTTACACTCGGGTCGGTATCTAGGTACCTATGAACAGGAGTATGTATGTAAAAGTAAATACTTGCCA
This genomic interval from Colletotrichum higginsianum IMI 349063 chromosome 9, whole genome shotgun sequence contains the following:
- a CDS encoding F5 8 type c domain protein, which produces MYTKKAVSVVASLALAKQALGFNAHRHMHADKRDLKVDIVTHWVTVTVIEGQSVPASTPTPTPAPQPEVPEVQYTPTTTSTSIVVVPTPTPIIAAPSTTLLTSVAPKASSSQPPVVEQAKVVAASVSSTTGGKRGVAYNDATKVNPFFSGSCKECSWAYNWDSSDNGLSASGVDFVPMLWGPIDIHTARWTQNADASIAKGSTHILSFNECDMPSQCNLDAGSAAAAHIKYVNPYAGKVKIGAPAITNSNIAGQGLDWLKSWVSACDTAGCSYDFCVTHWYSPSDAASTLFDHIKSVHEICNGKPVWLTEFAPFGTAEQITSFVQTNIPKLDSLEYLERYSYFMASDGVLNSGSGLSALGQAYASA